A section of the Lolium rigidum isolate FL_2022 unplaced genomic scaffold, APGP_CSIRO_Lrig_0.1 contig_29671_1, whole genome shotgun sequence genome encodes:
- the LOC124680840 gene encoding protein SOSEKI 3-like, with the protein MPEEQQNTMEGKARRHASPAGMRTRPVRVEPEPPPTMKHEVGTTRVAVVYYLCCNHQLEHPHFMEVPLASPQGLYLRDVISRLDTLRGKGMAAKYSWSCKRRYKNGFVWHDLSEGDLLVPAQGTEYVLKGSELQLDQSKSPLPLVPGHQQNSSISDGKVRLHKATRQQQSPLSRRLNQGWPSMSPCPDPAVSIIKEALPPSAVIVSAIEKAAVQPTLLSSPSASTIGYDERCRVPPSGSSSNSSPKTSTLSSGASSPGINNPAVAHDMATQTDDKARGNNTTLKQRQDVAGVTLERPEIAVESHPRHPPAGERPSSRRSSTLQSLIRAEAAGRRRGLLEEDERTATTGSVSGRLKPANLLMRLMACGPNNPGFGLVQKSYKPQFTWLEYPSASPELSPLGVLKPGTSSTSTARASETENCTGSLVGGVAGRLECSSSSRGHQDGVCEEARLSKGDLGSLCRSTSKRMGDPSSSGSVVP; encoded by the exons ATGCCGGAGGAGCAGCAAAACACAATGGAGGGGAAGGCGAGGAGACATGCCAGCCCAGCAGGGATGCGTACCAGGCCCGTCAGGGTGGAGCCGGAGCCTCCACCGACCATGAAGCATGAGGTAGGGACGACAAGGGTGGCAGTGGTGTACTACCTGTGCTGCAACCACCAGCTGGAGCATCCACACTTCATGGAGGTGCCCCTCGCCTCCCCGCAAGGTCTCTACCTGCGAG ATGTGATTAGCCGACTGGACACCCTGAGAGGGAAGGGCATGGCAGCCAAGTATTCCTGGTCCTGCAAAAG GAGATACAAGAATGGGTTTGTCTGGCACGATCTGTCTGAGGGTGATCTGCTTGTGCCCGCACAAGGCACCGAGTATGTCCTCAAGGGCTCCGAGCTCCAACTCGACCAGTCAAAGTCACCGCTGCCACTAGTACCAG GCCATCAGCAGAATAGTAGTATAAGCGATGGAAAGGTTCGGCTCCACAAGGCAACTCGACAACAACAGTCACCTCTTTCCCGTCGATTGAATCAAGGGTGGCCTTCTATGTCTCCATGCCCTGATCCTGCTGTTTCAATCATCAAAGAGGCACTACCACCTTCCGCTGTTATTGTTTCAGCCATAGAAAAGGCAGCCGTCCAGCCAACATTGCTGTCATCACCATCTGCTTCCACCATAGGTTACGACGAGCGATGCAGGGTGCCACCTTCAGGTTCCTCAAGCAACTCGTCCCCCAAGACAAGCACACTTTCCTCCGGTGCAAGCTCACCCGGCATCAACAATCCTGCGGTAGCGCACGACATGGCCACACAAACAGACGACAAAGCCAGAGGGAACAATACAACGCTCAAACAGAGACAAGATGTAGCAGGCGTGACCCTGGAAAGGCCAGAAATTGCTGTCGAGTCCCATCCCAGGCATCCACCTGCAGGAGAGCGCCCTTCCAGTAGGAGGAGTAGCACATTGCAGTCGCTGATAAGGGCAGAAGCGGCTGGCAGGAGGAGAGGCCTACTGGAGGAGGATGAAAGGACGGCTACAACGGGCTCTGTCAGCGGCAGGCTGAAGCCAGCCAACTTGCTCATGCGCCTCATGGCCTGCGGACCGAACAACCCTGGCTTCGGCCTTGTTCAGAAATCATACAAGCCACAGTTCACGTGGCTCGAGTACCCGTCGGCATCTCCAGAGCTGTCCCCTCTTGGTGTGCTGAAGCCTGGGACTAGTAGCACGTCCACTGCCAGAGCTTCAGAAACAGAGAACTGCACTGGTAGCCTAGTTGGCGGTGTTGCAGGCAGGCTTGAATGCTCTTCTTCGTCTCGCGGTCACCAGGATGG AGTTTGCGAGGAAGCGCGCTTGTCGAAAGGGGACTTGGGTAGCCTGTGCAGGAGCACGAGCAAAAGGATGGGCGATCCGTCATCATCGGGCAGTGTGGTTCCATGA